The sequence ATGCGCGCCCCCTCTATTTTTGTGTAACATATGTTGAAAATTTAAACATGGTAGGGGTCAAACCAAACTCCCCACACCTAATAGCTTTAAGTTGTGATGGTGATGGCTTAaatttaggcataatacataaatatgctctTTAACTTAACCTCATTTCACATTTATACCCTCCAACTTTAGGTGTACACAAGTtgacacttaaacttatataaaattgaacaaacagACACAAACGTCCTACATGGAATCCTATATGAAAATTTGTGTCCTACGTGATTTCGTACGTGTATTGTGACACATAGAACTCGTatatctatttgttcaactttatacaagtttaagtacCAATTTGTGCACAATCAAAATTGgagagcatatatatatatatatagagagagaagaCCTTCTCGCAGATGATTTCTAGTCAGTGTGCCACGAATGGCTTCTCGATGAATAAGCTGCGATTGCTCTTGTTGATACAGTTTCCTTTTTTAGGCAGTTTCGTATTCCTACGTGAtttcctacgtgtattgtgacACATAGAACTCATatatctatttgttcaactttatacaagtttaagtacCAATTTGTGCACAATCAAAATTGgagagcatatatatatattgttatgcggaatttgggataatacgagaaaatataaacgcgaaaaacaagacaacagatttacgtggttcaccaataaattggctacgtccacgggaagagggagagcagttttattatggagaggcaagaacagaattacagaatagggtttgccatagcgtctatatatagtgctaagctacgccctaacaggcttgggcccaacatacagaattNNNNNNNNNNNNNNNNNNNNNNNNNNNNNNNNNNNNNNNNNNNNNNNNNNNNNNNNNNNNNNNNNNNNNNNNNNNNNNNNNNNNNNNNNNNNNNNNNNNNNNNNNNNNNNNNNNNNNNNNNNNNNNNNNNNNNNNNNNNNNNNNNNNNNNNNNNNNNNNNNNNNNNNNNNNNNNNNNNNNNNNNNNNNNNNNNNNNNNNNNNNNNNNNNNNNNNNNNNNNNNNNNNNNNNNNNNNNNNNNNNNNNNNNNNNNNNNNNNNNNNNNNNNNNNNNtatatatatatataatgaggttaagttaaaagatatatttatgtattataccttaaatttaagaagaagaaaaaaagaagcaacATCTTTTGTAACAAAATACGGGACGTAGAGGTGGTCGAATTTTATTAAAGTAAGAGCAAAGTACAACCTCGAGGGCGAGCTATGCTCATACCATTGTAGATCAAACTAGGTATGAAATGGTAAATCCTAAATCCTCTTTACAACAACCTCGAACAAGCCGGGGAAACAGAAAAAAGGGAACTCAAGAAACTAGCAAGCGATAGTGCTACATGATTGACATAAAAGGATGATTATGTAGATGTTGAACTGGTAAAAAGAGAATTTCATAAATCTTATGGTAAAACCTGGTGCGGATTCTTTTTACTGCATCTTCTAGTCGCCCGTATCCTGCTTATTGACCAACAGTAACATATCAGTTCCCGAGCATTTCTTGTGCAGAAAATCCAAAATAGTTATCAAAGAAGTTCGATGGTTCATAGATGAAGCAGGAAATGACATCTCTGAGTGTAATCACACCAACAACTTCATCGCCATCATCAGCTGTCACATAGATCCTGTGAACTAACTTCGACGCAAGAGTGTCTATCACAGTACAAAGAGTTGAACCGAGCTCGCATGTTATTGGTGTAGCTGCCTTTGTGGCATCATGGGTTGCCGAAGCAATGGTGTTCATGAAACCCGCAACTGTCAGCTGCCTGTCATTTGAACGAGCAAAATTTAGTACAAACacaaaaagaagaggagaacaTCTCTGAGCCTAATGATAAAAGTCGAATCGCTTTTCCATTTAAACATTTGTTCGATTTTCTTGCACAACTTCAACCATAAGAAAGTTTCcctagaattgaaactcttaTTATTTATCGTAGAAGTAATCAAATAGTAATGGTGGGGTCGCTAGGGTGAGTCTTCCAACACGGCTGGACGTCTGTGGTTCTAGACAAAGGGGGTTATCACAACATCCTTTCCCGATAGACTTGAGGTTCTTCATAAACAGGCGGATAGAAAATCTTCTCTCAGAAAGAGAGAGACCAAAGATTACAGAGCAAGGTATTcgactaaaaaaataaatacggCAGCTCATATCAACAAAGAACTAACAATTTATCTGAACACATACCTGAAATTGGAGAATAGTTCAGGTTTGAGTAACAAGAATCTGATGTCTCTTATGCTTACATTGCCAACTATCTTCTTCTTTGGTCCTTCAACAACCGGCAGACCTCCGATATTATTATCTCTCATTTTCTTGAATGCTTCCAGAATCAGTTCATCGTCTCGGACACTAATAACCTGGCATACACATTGAAAGACAAGACTTCCAGTCACCGACTTttgtaatattaaaattaaaaaatacattgtATTCAGATGTAACAAATGACAGACCTCGTCAGCGGACATGTATGGGAGGCCAAGTTCTGATATAGGGTGAGCGGAGATGCAGTCAAACCAATCCCTCCCTTTGCATCCTACAAGACCCCGTACCACGGCTGATTGAGTTATAAAGTTCTTAAGGTATGGACTTCCTCTTTCTATCACAGGTACATTCCGCAGCCTATATTTTGATAACAGCAGCAACACACTCAACATAGAACTGTCCATTGCTACAGGAACAAATGGTGCCCATCGATACGATTTTATGATGGAGCTCACCTGCGAATGTAATTACTTGACCTTGTCATGTGTATTCATGTCAAATTCTCTGAATATATTTGTAATACCGCTTTGATTTGatcattatttttcatgtcGAAGAGTACTAAAGACGCGAAGAAGCTGTAAATAATTTAGGCATAAGCACCCTAAACAAGAAGGGTAAAGTCTCTCTTAATCAATCAATTCAATCCTTTAGAAGGCATGCCCACCTTTGTTGACTTAAAGGGTTCTTCTTGAAGGATAACCTTGTAGAAATCCTCACCCAAGTTATTGGCCGCAGTTGGAGCATCCTTTCCCGCTCCTCGATCTGCAGCCACTCCACCTGCCACAGCTGCACCGACTGCTGCAACCGTTAGACCAGCAACTGCAGCAGGACCTGTTGCACCTAATGCCAGTGCTCCAAGAGCACCAACGGTACCTGCTCCAACTCCGGCTGCTGCTGCCGAACTTGCTGATATGGCAGCTGCTGCTGTTTCCGCACCCTCCAGCACCCAAAGAACAATAGCGGAGTAATCAAGGACACCTAAGTACCTTTCTCTCCAATCCAAACTATTCTGAGCAGCTGGATTCTTCACAGGAACTGAGAGGATGTTCGATTCTGAAAGAATTTTAACAGCATCGCCTATAGAAGTCTCGGCGTCTATTTCAATCACTGGAATGAGGTATACGAAGACGTTTAGGATACAACATTGGATATCAAAAACATAATCACGAGAAAActtgtatattttatatacctTTGCCTCCAGGGACTTGAGGGAAGGATGAAACTGGAATATTTGCAAATGCATCAGTCAAAGTTTCCTGCAAATTACGGGGCAATTTCTTTCTTCTCTGGGCCTTTTCAAAATAAGCATCATAACTTGCAAGTTTCGAGGTATTTTCCGTAATTTTCGCTTGTGCCATTTACTTCAATATACACAGAGAAGGGGACCTGGCTCTAAGAATATTCCTGAGAAGCACCAAGACAACAGTCAATTCTTCTCATAGGAAGTACttaactttcattttcaactcaaaagtcacttAACTATGATTTCTTTGCACAGAAAGTCACACGAgctattttgtattttttttctttaaaatttgcTGACAtggaattttaattattaaccaaaaatttaaaaactaaatatatatCCATTTAAACCATTTAATAACCCACTCCATTTAATCCAACCCGCTAAAATATAagattaaactttttattttgcCACTAATTCCCTAAATCAATCTCCCTTATCCCTCATTCTTTCCCTCTACGTTcttcttctcaatttttttctttttaaactttttcttCACATCAATAATATATCAACCTCTCGTTTTGTGCTTTTCTGTTCTATGAAAAATTTGCAGTGGCAGTTGTAGTAGTAAATTGAGTATGAGAAAAATAGGGGACTTGAAAAAAGACAAAGGGAGAATCATCAGGGAATTAATGGCAAAATAAAAAGTTCAGCATTATATTTTAGTGGCTCGGGGTAAATGGGGCGCGTCATTAGATGGTTTAAATGGATATATATTTGGTTCTTAAATTTTTAGTTaacaattaaaatttcatttcagCTAATTTTAAtcacaaaaacaataaaatagctTGAGAGACTTTCTGTGCAAATAAGTCATAGTtaagtgacttttgagttaatAATGAAAGTCGAGTGACTTTCTGTAAGAAAAATTGATAGTTGGATACCATCAAAGTTATTAGCTCCCATCATATCGATAGGAAAACATCATTGCTACAAACTTATGCCTACACTCATTGAAGGATTCAGTGACTCATTAGTACTTCTTACAAATGTCTGTAACTTTGTATTTCCACTTAAGAATAATAATGAAAGATTGAAACTAATGCTAACAGTAAAATCTCTTTCTGCTCAGTACCATCTCAAAAATAAGCATCATAACATCAACCTCTCTAACTCTGTAATTATGTTTGTATTGTGAATAGGGTATCAGAAACTCTGTTCCTGAGAAG comes from Solanum pennellii chromosome 1, SPENNV200 and encodes:
- the LOC107011395 gene encoding SNF1-related protein kinase regulatory subunit gamma-1-like, translating into MAQAKITENTSKLASYDAYFEKAQRRKKLPRNLQETLTDAFANIPVSSFPQVPGGKVIEIDAETSIGDAVKILSESNILSVPVKNPAAQNSLDWRERYLGVLDYSAIVLWVLEGAETAAAAISASSAAAAGVGAGTVGALGALALGATGPAAVAGLTVAAVGAAVAGGVAADRGAGKDAPTAANNLGEDFYKVILQEEPFKSTKVSSIIKSYRWAPFVPVAMDSSMLSVLLLLSKYRLRNVPVIERGSPYLKNFITQSAVVRGLVGCKGRDWFDCISAHPISELGLPYMSADEVISVRDDELILEAFKKMRDNNIGGLPVVEGPKKKIVGNVSIRDIRFLLLKPELFSNFRQLTVAGFMNTIASATHDATKAATPITCELGSTLCTVIDTLASKLVHRIYVTADDGDEVVGVITLRDVISCFIYEPSNFFDNYFGFSAQEMLGN